ATTTGTCAGGTTGGGCGTAGAGCGCAGTTTCCGTCGAGAGTTGAGTTCGAACGACATCGGGAATGGATTTGACTGCAATCTGGCTGGCTACCTCACCCCCGGCATGTCCGCCCATGCCATCTGCCAACACCCACAATTGCAGGGTATTATCGAGTGAAAAGGCATCCTGGTTCAGTTTTCTCACCAGACCCAGATCCGTCAGTCCGACGCCAGTCCATTTGTTAGAGCGTTGCGCGAAAGTCATAGGGAAGCAATGTATTCAGGGAGTCCATGACGTTGAACCAGACGGTTGTAAATAAGGTCGGCTAAAGGCTCCAGGTTTTTGCAATCTGCTTCATTATATCGTATGAGCACCTCTTTAGAGCCCGCTTGTCCGAGTTGTGATTCTTCCCACAGCCGGACTGCATCCCACCCCGTCAGTCCTTCCAGAGAAGTCGGTCGATAACACCCTACTTCCATCTCAATCGCCTTCAGTCCGCCCCTCAATCCGAGACGTCTTGCCGCAAAACAGAGGTCGATATGGGGATGGTCAAGCATCAGGTTCGGATATTTGGCTTTCAGAAATGGCAAGTCAAAGCCTGAGCCAAAGAAGGTTACGAGAAGATCGTATGATGCCAATTCCGCCTGCAAGCGTTCACCGGATAAGTTTTCTCCCTGAATCAACGTGGTCATGCGACCTTTTCCATAAATACCCACCACCGTAATCTCGCCATCGGGTAAAGGAATTCCGTTTGTCTCAATATCCAGAAACGCCGCCTGAGATCGAAAATTGGGATAAAGACGCCAGTGGTCGCGCGCTTTCAGGATGCGGGTAAAGAAACGGGAATTCTGTGCCTTCCACTGTTTTTGTGCTTCCAGAATGTCTCCATCATATTGGGCTTTTCGAAACGAGGAAATGCGGGGAGCGACAGGTTTCTCGAGGAAAGCCTCCCACGTGTCAATGCCATCCTCCCACCAGAGGCGCTCAGTGGATTCTCCAACGCCGGGTAAAAAAAGAAATGTGGATTGTAACATGAGTCTTTACGCGAAGAGAGCCTAATTCTAACCTTGATTTCACCAAGAGGACAAGCTACATTCGAAGCAATCTTGAGATCTTCTTTCATTGGTAGCATAAGCGAGAAATTATGGAATTCCGTCCACAGAAAATTAAAATGACCATCGGTGGGATCCAGGTCATTGCACAACTCAAACCGAATCGAACCGCACAGGCTGTGGTTGAAGCTCTTCCTATTGAGGTCCCCGTGAATCAGTGGGGAGAAGAATTTTATTGCAACATGCCGGGGGTCAAAGACTATCGAGAAGTTGCCACCACTCAGGTAAAAGTTGGCGATGTCGCTTTTTGGGGCATGGGGGGAATGTTGGCCGTCTTTTTTGGACGCACGCCCATGAGCCTCGGAGATGATCCGGTTCCTGCCGATCGGGTGAACGTCATTGGAAAAGTGATAGGTGATCCGAAGGTCTTGAGGGAGGCCACAGGGGCCTCCCTTATGAGAGTGGAACAGCTTCCTGAAGGAACCTGATGCGACTCAATAAAGTTCGCATACATCATATGGCCGTTTCAGTCATTGAACGATTACAGGCGAGTGGCTTGTTGCAAATTCAAGGAAAACCGGAAGTGGTGATTCAGAAATTGGAAGCAGCCATTCTGACCGAGTTACAGGTGGAAGATCGTTTGAACGCGGATGTCCGGGAGATGTTGAAACAGGTTGAACGAGAGTTTGCAGAAGGTCGAGCGGATTACCAGAAAATGTTTACCATGGTGAAACAAAAACTCATCAAAGAACGGGGAGTCATTTTATAGGGCTTATAGCAGAATAGACGTTGAAGTCCCCAGGACTGAATGGCTAATGAATACTCCCATCCTCAGCGACGAAAAACAGACTCATCTTGCGCATGTAATTCTGACCAGTGTTACAGAAATGTCCGAGGCAAAGATGATTGGCGATTCTGCTCATGCCCTTCGTGAAGTCAAGCGCGTGCTGGCCGAGCACATGAAAGCAGAAGAGGAGCTGGTGCAAAAAGTGCGGAGTCGATTGCAATCATATGCACGGCCCATTCCAGAAGGTTCCCAAGAGTGGGATGTCCTTTATCAAAAAACCTACCAGGAAGAATTACGTAAGCGGAATTTAAGCTGAAGAACTCTTCTTGGCCCCTCAGGTTTCTTCCTTTTCTGCGAGTGTGACGTCAACCATATTAATCGTGCAGCTGCTTATCCCTGGAACTCTCTTGAGGGCCAATGGTATGGTTTGTCAAGGGTACTCTCGTGAATGATCGTGAAAAGACCATGCATGCTCTTGGAGCGGCCACCCTCTCCATTTTACCGGGGATCGGTCATCTCTACTTGGGTGTCAAACGCGGGAATATTTTCCTGGTATGCGGGATTCTTTTATTGATTATTTCCAAGTTTTTCTGGCCGACAGGGTGGCTAATTTATATGCAATTTGCCATTCTGGCAGGCTTCGATGCGTTTGCATTTGGCAAGCGCGGACGAGGGTTGTTTTAACCATCTGCCAGTCATCTGGAGACCATAGCATGAAGCAAGATGATCGTCTTCTGACAAGGTTAGTGAGGCTGGATTGGGGTTTGAGAATTTTGGTGGCCGTGATTGGGCTACATGCTTCACTGGCTCAGGCGGCTAATTTGTCGGTGACTGACTTGCTAACATCTCCCGGGAAGCCAATTCAATTACAGGCACGCTTAACCAATCCCGAGGCAGAAGGGGAGATTGGTTTGCCGGACCAGCCCTTGGAATTTATTGTGCATGGCCGGACGGTGGGCCAGGCGAATACCGACGCGCAGGGATGGGCTCGGCTCGACTTTGCTCCCAGTATGCGAGGGAATTTGTCAATCATTGTGAAGTTGGTGACGCCCTCTAAAACCAAGGCCATCGAAGGGAAAGGGGTCCTTCTCTCCTGGGAGCGTCGTCGTCCCATACTGCTGATTGACCTGGCGGTGTTAGTGGAAGGGGAGCTGGCTATGGATCCGCCTCCGCCTGAGCTCTATAAGGATCCGGGACTCATTTTAGGAGATGCCCATCCAGCAGCAGCGTCAGAATTGGGCAAGCTCGCCCAATTTTATTACAACCTTGTGTATCTGGACTTGACCGGGCGAGGACATCTTGAACATATTCAGGCTTGGCTGCGTGAGCACCAATTCCCCCCAGGAATGATTAGAATCCTTCAGAAGACGCCAACGGCATTGAACGAACTCATACACACTTTGAAAGAAGAGGGTTGGGAAAAAGTGAGTGGTGGTATCGGGCGCACGGCAGATTTTGCGGAAGTACTCGTTCAAAACCGCCTGCAAACCGTGATTTTACCGCTACCACAGACAAAGGGTCGGTTTCCACGCCGGGCCATTGTCCTCGATGATTGGTCACGTATTCGACGGCATCTTTGATGGAGCCTATGAGCCAATAGCCGGTCGACGTTCGGTTCAACATCGGATGTGGATATTGCTAAATTCTATATGATTTTCTATTCAAAAAACCGATCGTAGGAAAGAAATTTTGGTGAAGGCAGCACGACCAAAAAGCCGTTTTGTGTGTCAGGAATGTGGATATCAAGGCGTTCGCTGGAGCGGCCGGTGTCCGGAGTGTGCGCAATGGAACTCCTTGCGGGAGGAGGTTGATCAAGATCTTTCATCCCTTCAACCGCGAAGTGTCGCCGGAGGAATACCGGAGGCTGTCCCAATCAGCTCTATCGTGCAGACGCAGGAGTTTCGTCTTCAGGCTGCTATTGAAGAATTGAATCGAGTGCTTGGTGGGGGAGTGGTTCCAGGATCGGTTATCTTGATTGGAGGCGATCCTGGAATTGGTAAAACGACTCTGTTGCTCCAAACCCTGGCCTCTCTGGGAACGGCCAAACAGGTCGGGTTGTATGTATCGGGAGAAGAATCACCACAGCAAATTAAGATGCGGGCGGATCGTATAGGCATTCAATCCCCCAACCTGTATGTGGCTGCTGCCACCTCCCTGGAAGATATTTTCAAAGTAGCTGAGCAGATGAATCCCGGTGTCATTGTCGTGGATTCCATTCAAACGGTTTTTACGCAGGAACTCACATCAGCGCCAGGGAGTGTCAGCCAGGTTCAGGAGGTTGGCTGCCGTTTAATGTGGTATGCCAAGCGGACGCAAGTCCCTATTTTTATTATCGGGCATGTGACGAAGGAAGGCGTGATTGCCGGGCCAAGGCTTCTGGAACATATTGTCGATACGGTGTTGTATTTTGAAGGAGACAAAGGCCAGAGCTATCGAATTCTTCGAGCCGTGAAAAACCGCTTCGGCCCAACCAATGAAATCGGGGTTTTTGAAATGAAGGATGAAGGGCTGACCGAAGTTGGGAATCCTTCCGAACTGTTTTTAACGGGACGAATCGGCCATGGTGCCGGATCTATTGTCGTGTCGAGCGTGGAAGGGTCACGGCCCTTATTGGTTGAGTTGCAGGCTTTGGTTGCGGAGACCACCTACCCCATGCCGAAACGGATGGCCAAAGGTGTGGAAGTGAACCGGGTGTCCTTACTGTTGGCCGTCCTAGAAAAACGATTGGGGTTGCACTTTGCCGGGTACGATGTATATGTGAATGTGGTGGGAGGGCTTCGAATTGATGAGCCGACGGTTGACGTGGGAATCGTATGTGCGGTGCTTTCCAGCTTTCGGGAGTTAACACTGGATCCAAGATTGGTCGTGATGGGCGAGGTCGGGTTGGGCGGAGAGGTCCGGCCGGTGCAACATGCGGACTTACGCATTCGTGAGGCGATGAAATTGGGGTTTCAACGCTGCGTGGTTCCTGAGCCGAATCTTCAACAATGGAAACCTGTGGCTGGCATGGAAGTCGTTGGGATTCGAGACATCGGTGATATTTGGGAAACGGTTGTGAGTCCTGCCTCATAAACGGCGCGGTCAATTGGATTTAATACAATGAATGCTGTTAGTCGCTGGTTCTTGTTGCCGCTGGCGTTCCTTGTGGGATGCGCCGGAATCTTTCAAGGATCATTCCAACTGCTTGAAGACGAGCAGGACCGACAGAAGGTATTCAAAGCCCTACGTGAAAAAGAGTCGACCATTCGCACCCTTCGAGGCTTATTCCAGGCGTCCGTCTCTGGTTCTGGAGTGCCGCTTTCTCACAATGTTCTTGGCACGGTTTCGTATGTGCATCCCGATGTCTTGGATCTGAAAACCTTTATCCGTTTGGGTGTATCCGTGATGAATTTTCATCGCAGGAACAACGAATATGAACTGTACTTACCCGGTGAAGACAAGGTGATCACCGGAAGAGTTGATGACCCTCAGGAGCGTTCACCCTGGGATCACACCGTGATGCTGAGTCTTCGTGCGTTGGATGCCATGTTGGGTAAAGTTTCGGGGGTAGTCGGTGAGGAGGCTCGCGTGTGGAAAAATAACGAACATTTTCGCATTGATATGGCTCCCAACCCATCCTCATCTACCTCATCTCAGGATGATTTCACCGTACGGACCTGGGTGGATGCCCGGACCATGGATTTGACGTCAATTGAATATCGACGCTCATTCGATGACATTGTCGTATTGGTAGAGTGTGAAGATTATCGAGAGGTGAAAGGCACCACGGGGGAAGAAAGCGCTCCGGTTCGATTGCCGTTTCTGGTTCGGGCGACAGACTATCGACCCAGCGGAGGATCCATTACCCTTCACTTCAAGGAGTTTATCGTCAATTCGGCCTCGTAGTTGCCCTTATGCATCAAGCACCCACTCGTTGGTAAGTCAGGATTCATTATTATGGTGTTTTTAGCTCTAGAATCTGCCACCTCCCACCAGAGTGTGGCCGTGTTTCGGGACCAACAGCCGTTAGCCGTTCTGGCCTGTGAGTCGGGGCAGCCTTTGACCCCGCAACTCATCCCCACCATCGATCGGCTGCTATCCTCGGTTGCTTTGCAGTTATCAAGCCTTGAAGGTTTGGTGGTGTCCATAGGACCGGGGACGTTCACCGGATTACGGGTGGGATTGGCGACCATGACGGCCTTCCGGCTGGCTTTACAGATACCTTTGGTGGGGGTTTCCACACTCGAAGGGCTTGCCTGGAATCATGCTGTTACCGAGCTCCCTCTGCTCAGCACTATCGGTATACGGCAGGGGATGGTGTATTGGGCTCTGTTTCGTTGGGAGAATCAGCAGATCGTGTGCGTGAAAGAGTCACAAATTGGGGACATCTTTGAGGTTTGTGGGGGTCTGACCGAGCCGACCATTGTGCTCGGAGATGGTTGGATGCAGAATCGGGTGACTCTCCTTTCAAAAGGGTTTCCCCTTGTCGAAGCTCCTCCCGAGGAGCAATGGCCATCAGCCAGAGGGATTGGAATGGCAGGACGGGCCCTACTGGAGCGAGGGGCTC
The DNA window shown above is from Nitrospiraceae bacterium and carries:
- a CDS encoding DUF507 family protein; translation: MRLNKVRIHHMAVSVIERLQASGLLQIQGKPEVVIQKLEAAILTELQVEDRLNADVREMLKQVEREFAEGRADYQKMFTMVKQKLIKERGVIL
- the radA gene encoding DNA repair protein RadA gives rise to the protein MQKTDRRKEILVKAARPKSRFVCQECGYQGVRWSGRCPECAQWNSLREEVDQDLSSLQPRSVAGGIPEAVPISSIVQTQEFRLQAAIEELNRVLGGGVVPGSVILIGGDPGIGKTTLLLQTLASLGTAKQVGLYVSGEESPQQIKMRADRIGIQSPNLYVAAATSLEDIFKVAEQMNPGVIVVDSIQTVFTQELTSAPGSVSQVQEVGCRLMWYAKRTQVPIFIIGHVTKEGVIAGPRLLEHIVDTVLYFEGDKGQSYRILRAVKNRFGPTNEIGVFEMKDEGLTEVGNPSELFLTGRIGHGAGSIVVSSVEGSRPLLVELQALVAETTYPMPKRMAKGVEVNRVSLLLAVLEKRLGLHFAGYDVYVNVVGGLRIDEPTVDVGIVCAVLSSFRELTLDPRLVVMGEVGLGGEVRPVQHADLRIREAMKLGFQRCVVPEPNLQQWKPVAGMEVVGIRDIGDIWETVVSPAS
- the tsaB gene encoding tRNA (adenosine(37)-N6)-threonylcarbamoyltransferase complex dimerization subunit type 1 TsaB, whose translation is MVFLALESATSHQSVAVFRDQQPLAVLACESGQPLTPQLIPTIDRLLSSVALQLSSLEGLVVSIGPGTFTGLRVGLATMTAFRLALQIPLVGVSTLEGLAWNHAVTELPLLSTIGIRQGMVYWALFRWENQQIVCVKESQIGDIFEVCGGLTEPTIVLGDGWMQNRVTLLSKGFPLVEAPPEEQWPSARGIGMAGRALLERGALLPLGCSPRYIQPSYAELSKPIGLNPIG
- a CDS encoding ribonuclease H-like domain-containing protein, whose translation is MLQSTFLFLPGVGESTERLWWEDGIDTWEAFLEKPVAPRISSFRKAQYDGDILEAQKQWKAQNSRFFTRILKARDHWRLYPNFRSQAAFLDIETNGIPLPDGEITVVGIYGKGRMTTLIQGENLSGERLQAELASYDLLVTFFGSGFDLPFLKAKYPNLMLDHPHIDLCFAARRLGLRGGLKAIEMEVGCYRPTSLEGLTGWDAVRLWEESQLGQAGSKEVLIRYNEADCKNLEPLADLIYNRLVQRHGLPEYIASL
- a CDS encoding DUF507 family protein, whose amino-acid sequence is MNTPILSDEKQTHLAHVILTSVTEMSEAKMIGDSAHALREVKRVLAEHMKAEEELVQKVRSRLQSYARPIPEGSQEWDVLYQKTYQEELRKRNLS